Within Lytechinus pictus isolate F3 Inbred chromosome 7, Lp3.0, whole genome shotgun sequence, the genomic segment atttggggtatttgttgaattaccatcataactttgaaagtatattggtctagttcataaaacttggacataagagtaatcaagtatcactgaacatcctgtgtgcatctcaggccacatgaccaaggtcaaaggttaatgaactttggccgtaatgggggtatctgttgaattaccatcataactttgaaagtttatggatctgactcatgaaacttggacataagagtaatcaagtatcactgaacatcctgtgccagtttcaggccacatgaccaaggtcaaaggtcaatggatattggccatgttgggggtatttgttgaattaccatcataactctaagtatattggtctagttcataaaacttggacataagagttgtcaagtatcactgaacatctcatgcgagtttcaggtcacatgaccaaagtcaaaggtcatttaaggtaattgaactttggccattttaggggtaattattagattgctgtcataactttcaaagtttatagatatagtgtataaaatgtggatataggggtaatcaagtatcactgacaagttttaggtcacatgatcaaggtccaatgtcaatgaacgtagtattgtatcattatatgaatggtgttttttgtgaataattatttaaatggtgtttttcaaagtcagcactgttgctatattgaatcgcgtgatgcaggtgagaccgccagaggcattccacttgtttgtagATACAGTATAAGCAGTTGatgtaaaataatcatatcaagGAAAAGTATTTTTCGACAGAGTGTACTTTTCTATCTGATTAAATTAAATAGTACCCAGTGTAATAAACCACATGAGCTAATGAccatcttaaaaaaaatcccattgACTCTATGGTGATAAAACTTCTGCATTTTTCTGATTATCAGTTTCATGAAATGTACATTTGCTACACTCCTGAATTTGAGCTATCAATTTCATCGGTTTTCAGTGGCAATAGAATCAGCttgaaaattaattcattaattttaccTTCCTACCTTCTTTTCCAAAATATGTagcatttatttcaaaaaatttcatgtaGAGAAAAATAGATAAGTTATTTGCTTTCAGAcaattccatgacatttgctccagtgaCATTGCTCTGCTGTAATTTCTACACGCTGATAGAATAACTAACTTCAGCCCCAGATTAAGGACTATTCCCTATCCTGAACctaacataaaatcatattgcaACCCTAAGCCTAATGCTACAGCTTAGACCAAATAAACTCCAGAGCAGTTGTTGATGGAGCTAATGTCGTGTCACCTAAAAGTATCTTCTGTTTGACTCCACACAGTATGCAATCTTAGTCAGCGTTAGTTCAGAAAGACAACTGCTTCCCGATTGACTTAGGAGTGCATGATTGTTCATCATCTCAACTTCACTAactttttattctctttcaaattacAGATGGAATTCAGAAAGAGATTCCTGCTGATACACCAATTTCTTTGGAATCCATACAAGATTTGTTAACCAGGCTTGACTGTCAAGTTGACAAGTCTTTGACAAGTTTGACAACCAAGAAGAATTCAACCAAGGGTAAACCGAGATCCATGAAAGCTACAcgtaagaagaaaataaagctCATCCATCAAGATGGCCCCAAAGTGACAGAAATTGGCGATGAGTATCTCCAAGAAAATGACAtcaaagaagatgatgaagagtCCCTCAGTACAGTAAACACTCAGGATAGTCTGCTAGCAAGCAGTTCCATGAGTGGAATGATGTGCTCTGAGAGTTCAATTGAAACAGATGTTTCTCAATCAAACCAGATGAACTCTTCTGTCAGCTCTACCTGGGGCACAGGGTCCCTTGATGATGGTTTTAGCAGCAGCAAGACCACTGATCAGGAATCTTCACAGGGAAGCACTAGTTCCATCTCTAGCCATGATAGGCCACAAAGGGGAGATTCTCTGGCAGATCTCATTAGAAGTGACACAGGAGTGAAATATATCCCAACTCTCTCTGAGGTCAATCAAAAGAGCAAACACATTAAATGGAGTCAGAAGACATCTTTGCAACAAGTGGTTCTCCAAGTTCCCACATTCTCACCTAACCAGCTATCTATTCCTACCAACAGGACCAAGGACAAGCAAGGaccaatttcattcatttgccACGGAGATGGCAATGAGGTGTACAATCAGGCTGATTCAACCAATTTCTTGCCACTAAAGAAAAGCAGTTGCATGTCATCTGATAACATTGCTCATACTCCAACTGTTCTCTTTCAACCAAGTTCATGTAGTCAGTATGGTCACACCCAGCAGAACCCTGTCCCCATGATTTCTCCAATAAAACCTCTTTCAGACAGCACTGTCCCTGTGTCGGCCCAACATAATATCCTCAACAGAAACCTTGTCCCTACTGCTGATCCTCACCCAACCATCGGATATATTAACTGTACATTGAGCAATTGCTTAGATGACAAACTCACTGGTCCAAACCTTGGCATGTCCTGCACCAGTGTCCATCCATTTGAGGTGTATCACAAACAGTCCTCACTGTTTCAACCCTTGAAGCAAACTGTTGAAATTATCTTAGATGTTGGAGATGATCCATTGGTGATGAAGTCCTTTCTTGGAGAGAAGATTTTTTCTAAGAGGTCTGGGATAGATGGTTTCGAATTATTCATAAAGGTCAATATCAAGAGATTCCAAGAGTAagtatttgaaaatataatcaaagtattAGAAATAGATACAGATAATTCAATTTGTACGAATTGActgataaattgaataaatacaaagtaCTGTAGATTCCAATGTTCATATCTTCAGTAGATCAATACATCTGGTCAATTGGATGATGCATActagattgaaaataaaagatggAATGAAAATACCTGTATGGATCACAATCTTGCAGTCAGGAAAACTATTTAAACATTCTTTAAGTATtcgaaatatttgtattttgattcattgtatacatgtaaatcaaccTAAAAAATGCAATATAGCCAATTTGAAAGCAAAATAGTCAGCTGGTAAgcaattaaaatgtataaaacCTGCAACGTACTTGCTAGATTTGAGTCATGTGTAGCAGAGATCTCCAAATGGATGGGGCAGAActacttgaaaatcaaccagGCGAAGTCTGAATTCATTTTCTTTGGCTCTTCCCAACAGATCAAAAAGGTCATCATTCCTAACCTAAAAATTGGTGATGTACATGTTGAGCCTGTTTCTAAAGTTCGCTCGCTAGGTTTGACACTTGATAGTACTATGTCTATGGAACCACAAATCTCTAGCTGCATCAGATCATCATTTTATCACATTAGGCAGATTCGTCGGATCCGGGATTACCTGAATCCCCATGCAACGAAGCAGGCAGTTCATGCTCTTGTCACATCACGTTTGGATATGTACAACAGTACTTTGGTTGGACTGCCTGATACTCAAATAAAACGACTACAGAAGGTCCAGAATTCTGCCGCACGACTTGTAAAGCGTTCAAAGTTGTCGGATCATATCACCCCAGTTCTTAAGGAATTACATTGGCTGCCTGTTAGGCAAAGACTTGCATATAAAGTTCTTTCCTTGGTCTTTAAACTGAAAACCAACCAGACACCAGTGTACCTATCAGATCTTCTGGAGTTGAAGAGATCGTGTAGACCCGGTCTTCGTTCAGGGAATGTTCACCAGCTCCAACAAGTTAGAGTGAAAAGGTCCTGGGGTGACAGATCTTTTTCCGTTGCTGGTCCCCGTTTGTGGAATTCAATCCCATCGGACATTAAGTCGTGCCAGTCAAGAGAGCTATTCCACAGCAAATTGAAGACTTACCTCATGAGGGAAGCATTTCCTTAACTGTTGTGTGATAaggccattttttattttttgactaCCAACTTAACTGattgtgtattttttcttctcagtttgttcatttttatgtatttattgatttctgttttatataagtAGTTAATTGTGCGCCTTGAGTGTCATCGAcagatatgtgcgctatacaaatctttaattattattattattattaaggtaTTATTCTGCAACTGCTACTCATATCTTTTAAACAATGTATACTGGTAATCGTTTTGACTTCCAATATGGTCTTTACCGTTCTCCTTTTTAACAAACTGCtgcatatatatttcatttcatcatagtGGTTGGCCTGCACTGACAAGTAAAGAAATCAACAGACTCATTGGACAAGCATGGAATGAAATACCTGACCACTACAAACAGCTCTATGGGTAAGACAGGAATTAACAAACATAGAAAAATTATCACATTCATATGCATGTTTATGAAAGAATGCTGCTCTTGCTTTTATTGATAATGTCTCAGTTTTCCCCCAAACATAGATATTCTGAAAGTAAATCTTCATACGCTTTAGATAGATCTTCTCATTTTGCATTTTTGAATGTGGTACAAGGAAAAAAGAAACTGACCCACACATTTTCCATAATGTGAAAAGTTTGCACTGTAAAGTCTTGCGCACaccttttgagaccaaatttgaaTCTAACTTGAATCTTGTTGGACCACAGGAATTTGTCCCCCTCCGGCAAAATTGACAAGAAGTGACAACACACGAGTAGTATGAGGTCTGAAAAATGTATTTGACTTGGGTGATTATTCAATTTATAGAAGTTTGACTTTTAATATGCGGATTTGAACTTTTAGAAGCCATTATACTTCACATATATTCTGATGACTTTTCCATGTATTTGTCTTCCTTTTTCTTGTATCCTAGAAAAAGAGCTTGCGCATGGAACCTTCGGCACAAGAAGAGAACAAAGTCAAAGATTACCTTGTAAGTTTTGCATAATGGAACAATTCTTTAAGATCTTTgtttaatcaaataaatcagGTCAGTGAGCTCAACTCCTTAAGGGATAGGAAAGCAAACCTATCAAACGTATGCAGAAAGGAGGATAATTGACTAAAAAATCATCATGAATTTGCATTTTACTTTAGTTTTTTGTAACCATGGTGTTGATAAgatttatatttgatttattaatcCAACAATACACACTTATTggttgtttttatattcattctCTTTTataattcaacttttttttttattgcattttgtaTTATGAAGATCAAGTTGACAGGATTTCTCATAGAATCATTCTACTTTATAATTGATATTGTTTCATTACTTGCATAATCAAAGTTTTAGCAATGACATGTGACATGTAAGCATAGGTCATATGCAAAGCTTGTCTCTGTTAGAAATTTCATATTGAATACAAGTCAATGAAAACTGAAcatcaacaagaaaaaaaaactctttagAAGCAGAATTGTAAATTTTATCTGAAGGTCTCAAAAGATTGTTCTGATCTATGCACATTGTACTTGTCTATTTTGTGCATTTGAGTTGGACGATGGCAGCGCAGAATTAGGTATAATTATATTGCATGCTGGCAAGCAAACATTAATACAAAGTTTTCTGGTATCGAAATAGTTGCTTTAAAGTTGAATGTGTAATAATTAAAATCATACGAAAATATTTAGTGCTATCACTTTATCATCAGAATTTTGTATAAAGAGAGGTCTACATACTGCAAAATAATAAGAGCTTTTTTCGTTTCAGAGGATCTGAGTGTTATTCTAGTCAAAAAGTTAATAAACTTGTTTTGAAGGAGTTATAGGTCAATTAGtatgcattttctgtcattgcagaatttcaatattttttacaaagttAAAGTATATGTTGCAATATCTACTATGCAATGTAATATGATATATGAagttatatatatacagtgcgtcccacaaaaaaacgaaaccgagatgtatcgatgatttatcataacttaatcgcaaatacaatagacaaattacctaccattttaaagcttagaatctcctctttcatctgaaattacttagattatttctcattcacgcatgaatgagcaaaaacaatttgaaaaggggataccaaaaagtcacttggcgggccgtatctgggttttaaaaagaaaaccacatttttaaaaagttcaatatctgctctttaatttgatacctcaattacagaaaatggtcaagaaataacaaagttctggttatttgaaataaggcttgaatttcaataatttcataaaatgaagaggttttacaggctagcgttcaaactcactcgacactctgttttgttgacgatcagccatgcattaagtcttttgttatcgtgcgatagcttctgtgggaaaccggtgaaaacatgtttatttaatgaaattatggaaatgcaagcattgtttcgagggatcataacttttttactacttgaccattttctgtgatttaggtatcaaagaaaagagaagatattgaactttttagtcatgtgattttctttttgaaattcagatactccccgccaaatgagtttttggcatcctttcttcgaattgtttttgctcaatcatgcgtgaataaggaataatctaaataataccagatgaaagagagattctaagctttacattggtaggtcatttgtctattttatttatgatatgataaatcatcgctaaatctcggtttcgttttttctgggacgcactgtatatataaatatttgaaatgtaaATGTGTTGgctttctctctcatttttacCTTCACAAAAAGAATTActgtaataaatatgaaatatgtaaatgtacatatatgaatgtatataaaacaaaactttTCATGTAAGTGTACTTTGACCAGGGAATTGTTAGATACCATGATACATTGTTGTTTTCAAGCACTGGGGTAACATGATTACTTATAGTGAACCATTGtataataattacattattCTTTATGAAAGCAATATTAATAAACTTGTTCTTAATAATCTATTCCTCCtgtgaaaaaatgtatataaagtaaaatctaaaataattaGAAGTTGACATTTGGACATAAAGaaccatcaaataaaatttccacTGTAAATAATAGATATTGAAAACTTATCTTTTAGACCAGTTATGGAAAAACTAAATAATGTAATTGAATTTGATAAGGTAAGTCATCTCTGACATACCATACAATTTCTTTCTAAGTGTTaaaggtacaaaaaaaaatgtctggtTCAAAATTAAGAGAATTATAATAAATAGTTGGGTAAAATGAAGATGATATTTGAGGTGTATGTATTGTGTGATGTACATTGTATCAAAGCACAGCAAGAAAGCTTaacaaatcatcaatattttgtaaaatcaacTAAAATGACTTGCATATCACCTGGgcaccgtaacacaaagcttagcgatgaATAGCAAACATGAGAGAAAACTTCTGATTtgttcctggtcagtattttgcaCCAAATGCGCGTGTAATGTTGATCATGATtagtcagttcatttagcgattgatcgctaatctttgtgttacggagccctggtcaCCCCCCTGCACACCAATTAATAAACCTGCCAATTGAAGTCATTTTGAAAGTTTCAATAGTGGAAAataagctttgaaaaaaaacatacttatGGCATCACATTCTGTGATTCGCAAAATCTAAATTTGAACCATATGTTGTGTTAGAAGTTGAAGTGTGTAATgccttattaatattattaacatATAGCATTGTGATTTATCTCATCATTTCTCAAGTCCAAGTCCAAACACTGTCAGAAATGTTGCTGGGTTTTGTTGTTTCATCCCTTAAagtttatattcatattatgtGATGCAAACAAGGGGGATGCAGCAGCTGTATGGTCTTATCAGATTACATGaaacttttgtttattttgaggATCAAAGCAATGGAATGTATGTTGTTATTCacagacaccgttctcactaccgtccttaaactacatgtagtttactggaaactagtttggtGGAAATTAGTTTAATGTGTAATGAGAAccgtcgaagcggtcttggaagcgatcttccgaaccagtttggaaaaccaccttgcgatgtagttttcaagatcgctatgcctcattaaactggttttagcgtaagtgaagacacaactgttcttcggaagtgatcttcgcacattttgagcgtgcTACTCCACACAACAGGTGTATAATGCCAACGCtgcagtttcaaattttgcgcgaaacgtgtcaccccactgagtgtttccatagcaacaagatcgctttacgtgaagtgatttttaAAACCACTTtgtgtgatcaaatgggaacaatagaaaagcaatcttccaaactggtttcctgaaccggtttccagtaaactagttttagaaagcctAATGAGAACGGTAATATAGATCAATAAAAGATTATATCATGCAGGAAGTTGCACTCATCTTACTGTTCAGTTTCTTTATTCAATACAAGCTAATGAGATTTTATGCAATTATGTTGTTATCCATAACATAACAATTCCACATATTTAACTGTACATacaatattttatcatattttccaATAAGATGCTCCCtttcatacatatatatcaaagttatacaaaaatataGCATCAGTCTcttgtttttatcttttaaGTTTGCAAAGAACAGAGCACTTAGTCAGCaccaatattttataaaatagaaACACACACTTCTGTATGGTACGTAAAATTGATATGTACATTCAAATTGAAGCAAAGTGAATAAACATCACTTTTCagtattttggaaaaaaaaaaacatgtaatttttttttcataatttcatagcTCTTATCTACACAAGATATACTGGGCGagttaaaaaaaaggaagtttGCGATTTGACGAAAAAGGTACGGCATAAATGCACTGAATGAGTCCAGATGTCCATGTTCGTAATCCTACAGGAGTTGCATTAAGATACATTGTTAGAACATGTTGAATAATTGACATGAGAATTGTtaaataaacacatttttttgttttcagtttgaatcctcattattaatttattgaaaatgttaCTTTCCAATTAAATTTTATACTGCAACTTATGTAGGATTATGActttatattcatttcatttattgcagACATACAATGTACCTTTGGCACAAATCACATTTTACATCACAATAAAGAATACATCTGTCCAGATTATCCAAGTATAAAGATATACCACGTAaaaatggtatcaaattatatAAGAGAAAATATTCTTTGCggacatataataataatataatagcTTTATGTTCATGACAAGGACTCtcattaaaatttaaattgttaAGTGTAAAGTTtcagtggtttttttttctctattacTCCATATAACAAACCAGATGAATTTCATCTAAACCAGTGAACATTTCACCATTAATTGTAAGTACATAATAATCTGAAGCAATTCAACAGTAATATAGCCTTTAGAAAATTACACACACTGCAGGACGATTGGTAAGGATGAaagaatactgattttttttaaagtttcaattCATATTATTTGACTATATTGTCAGTGCAGCATTTCAAACCTGAATGGATTCACATAGAACTTTACATACAAAGGAATACCCTATGGCCGGAATTCACAAAGGTTGTTTTTAAAAACCATctgttgaacccatggtttatgcagatttcatgtataaattatgcCTAATTTTCtacctatataaaaaaaaatgtccaatgctgacgCACGCTTTTGTGCGcaaaattgatgcctgttgccatggtttagtatgctattttattcatgattccactgttttaaattaatgagtccactcttcaaaacGATGgactaatgaataaaatagcgtatttAACCAATTTTGAttcactgtgacaaaagcacgcATCAGCTTTGGACACTTTTCAGTATACGGGGTAAATAAGCaatatttatacaggaaatctgcataaaccatgggttcaaatgatggttttcaaaacaaactttGCGAATTAGGGCCTTTCAGGTCGGTCTTCATTTTTATCATGTCCATGTGGAGAACGGTCAGTTGGTTAGACTTGGTTAAAATTTAAAGATAATTATGACAAATGCAAACaacattaatttgtttaaaaactacaaagggccaacatcaatttcatacatgtataccaaataCAATTAACAAAATTTAGTTACTTGTGATATGTTTCTTCCTTGCTGTAAAAATCTCCTCcctcccctacccccccccaaaaaaaaagaggaacaagtgaataaaaaaaaaggatatgtaGCTGTATCTTCCAATAATTCACACATATCAATACCACttatgattatgattgataAATATGATAGCTGTCACACTGTTTGCAAACCTAAAACATTTGCAAAAGGTAACAAGGATATATATTTATGGCAAGAAATTATCAATGATTATGAGGTTATGTAACACATGACAGATATCTGTGTAAATGCAATAAATTAAGTACTGCTAAATGGGGACGGATATAATGTAATGCTCAGCAAATATTATTTCTTTGGAATTAGTTTAAGTAGCACAAAGTGAAATTCCATTGTTAGAGCTAAATATAGGATATTTTTATAAGGAGCTTTGAGAAAAGAGGATACTTGGTGAAGCGAGTGTTGCTtggaatctttttttttgtttcaactCAGTTGTATTCTGATTAAGATAAGAAATATGTAGTAATTTACAGGATCCCAATGTAAgttaaaaacatcaaaatttgtAGAAACATGTAGATTATTTATACTTTATACAAACAATGCaaaatcatcattttataaaaaaaggaacatgtttggaatataacaatttcatATCACATTCACATGGAGCCTGTCAAATGAATAAGCTAGTATCTTATATCTTAATAGCAATCAATATCAGtttcaacattattttgtaaaatatgtttaaaaattcAGGACTTTTCCAGGTcaaattctctcttttttgtattGTTCAGTGCAATCAAAATAATGTCAGGACAAATATAAAATCATTGTGCCTCTGGTGTCTTGGTgactaataattattttatttaaaacgaTATTAATCTTCTTCATTCTACATGCATATTCAAGTCTATTTTTACAATCTAATTTCACACTTGATTTTGTTTCATCTACTAATCCTCTCTaatttattaatgtattttgcTTTTGATACAAATTCAGGCACCATGTGACCACACTTAATATCTCTCATGTAGGCTACTGGTTGATAATCAAGGCAACATGGAAGAACTATATATCAAATTGGCCTGTATtttgaactctggtttaaagttgtgatttAACTATAGACAGCAAAATGTGACCAGTATCTCTAACAAGTTCTATTTATCAGCTCATTcgacactcaaatcattcataagtGACTGAAAATGATAAATTACTGAAATAATTCTCATTAAACACGAGGAAAGAGCCAAGTAATGATAAGAAACataattcaactgcaattttgAAAGGCTTGGCTTACCATAATTTTAACTAAGAGATCAATACttcaaattgaataaaaaatgataaaaaaaattggaccACTGACAAAATTCTACTTCAAAATATCTTGCATTCTTTAAACAAGAACAATGGAACAAACTAACTGTATGCAAGATATGGCATGGCAAGACTACGATTGTCACAATACCAGCAACAGAAGATTATATACCTTCTTGTTAATATACCTGTAATTGTTTAGactcattcaaattacaattttaagaTGTTTCCATGGAATATGAATAGATGTTAAAAAGgcttttgtttatatatacagtTCAACATATTGACAATGTCTGGGCACTTTACAGTATTAAACCAATCCAAATGCCTATTTTGGTGACTGGACTTCAATTGCCATTATTGCAATATCCCCATCATTGAGTTAAAGATGTGAAGATGTATATTTTGCTGAGCAACATGAGAGTGATGtttaaaaaaggaatgttaAAGGAAAATGTAGGTCTACTTTGTCAAACAGTTCCCTTCATGGGTGGTCAACGGCAGCGgattatttgatattattaccgatttcatcaaatttgagtTAACCTGTATACAACTTAAGTGTATGCTCAACTTTCTGGCGAGTATTCCAGCCATTTATTGTAAGGATACAATGCTGAGGAAATTATGACTTGCTTTCTGAAAATATTCTGGTTTTATTTTCACTAATTTTACCAGTCCAATAGTGCCCCCTAAAATTCACTCTGGCCTTTGCTGCACATGAAATTGAAACAAGAATTGATAAAATATCTGTGCAAAAATATTCAACACTGTATTGGAGACATTTAGAAATTACTTTTCATTTAACAAAGTACATAAAAGTTGTGTAATATTGTAAACATTGATATTCAGGGCagtcatgaaaaacaaaaaccCTGTTATGCAATCTCAATCAGAAATGGGATTTTTACTGTacagatggaaaaaaaagaattttataGTTCCAGAGCCCTTTACTTCGTTCAGACAACAGCTGGAGACAATATTCCAAGATTCTACAAATTTGTTTAGGCATAAAACATTCACTTTTCATCCATATACATATCTTACATCAATAATACAAAACCTATTAACATTCACtcagataaaaaataatactgtaATATCTCATATTCACATGGTCCAATTTTATAGTACATTGTGAAGACAAAAACATAGCACCAGTTTGCAaattaacaaaacataaatCATACATTGTTATCCAACGGTTtggaataattatttccttttttcatgaaGTGCTTGTGACAATGtgatttaattcttttcaaagTCCTTAAAGTTATTGATAACTCTTAAATGAGTTATCAAGGAAGTTCAgataataaacaagtggaacgcctctggcagtcttgcctgcattacgcgatttaatatagcagcagtgctaactttgaaaactacaataaaataatcattcacaaaaacaccattcatataatgacataataccacgttcattgaccacaaatgacatttgaacggtgacttaagacttgtcaactacaccaatgtccacatttcattcactctatccataaactttcaaagttatgatggcaattcaccaattaccccaacatgtcctaagtttattgaccttaactgacctttgaccttggttttgtgacctgaaactcacaggggatgtacagtgatacttgattactcttatatcccaagttttatgaactagatctataaactttcagagttaggatggtaatttaacaaatacccccaacacggccaaagttcattgaccttaaatgaccattgaccatggtcatgtgacctgaaactcgcacaggatattcagtggtacttgattaacctaatgtccaagtttcatgaactagatccattaattttcaaagttatgatggtaattcaacaa encodes:
- the LOC129265086 gene encoding uncharacterized protein LOC129265086 produces the protein MRKIKSRRSKSTTKTSPKSSLNANGPRLRSTKRIENVKTVVKKKVTKSKRKSQSVRGPSVSPDDHLEKREMHRIHERRRHYSLNQAIRKIINKLPSCEATEPETKHYVLRKTSDYIQFLEEKISALCLDLDIEQTNNCGDLSFSSSLYTLMDGIQKEIPADTPISLESIQDLLTRLDCQVDKSLTSLTTKKNSTKGKPRSMKATRKKKIKLIHQDGPKVTEIGDEYLQENDIKEDDEESLSTVNTQDSLLASSSMSGMMCSESSIETDVSQSNQMNSSVSSTWGTGSLDDGFSSSKTTDQESSQGSTSSISSHDRPQRGDSLADLIRSDTGVKYIPTLSEVNQKSKHIKWSQKTSLQQVVLQVPTFSPNQLSIPTNRTKDKQGPISFICHGDGNEVYNQADSTNFLPLKKSSCMSSDNIAHTPTVLFQPSSCSQYGHTQQNPVPMISPIKPLSDSTVPVSAQHNILNRNLVPTADPHPTIGYINCTLSNCLDDKLTGPNLGMSCTSVHPFEVYHKQSSLFQPLKQTVEIILDVGDDPLVMKSFLGEKIFSKRSGIDGFELFIKVNIKRFQDGWPALTSKEINRLIGQAWNEIPDHYKQLYGKRACAWNLRHKKRTKSKITL